In a single window of the Lactiplantibacillus brownii genome:
- a CDS encoding winged helix-turn-helix transcriptional regulator, translating to MTDLKYLELPQCPVATTALLIGDHWKILIIRELLNGTKRFSELAKGLDGVSNKVLSQHLKIMEIRGLIHREVYAEVPVKVEYSLTSIGWKLKPLIREMWKWGEIYKESIHTNDV from the coding sequence ATGACAGATTTAAAGTACTTAGAGCTCCCACAGTGTCCAGTTGCAACTACTGCTCTTTTAATTGGTGATCACTGGAAAATATTGATTATTCGTGAATTATTAAATGGCACTAAACGTTTCAGTGAATTAGCCAAGGGGCTGGACGGCGTATCGAACAAAGTATTGTCACAGCATTTAAAAATCATGGAAATCCGTGGGTTAATCCATAGAGAAGTATACGCAGAAGTACCTGTTAAAGTAGAATATTCTTTAACAAGTATTGGGTGGAAATTAAAACCGTTAATTCGTGAAATGTGGAAATGGGGAGAAATATACAAAGAATCTATACACACAAATGATGTTTAA
- a CDS encoding NAD(P)-dependent oxidoreductase gives MNIGIIGATGKLGNLLVEKLLDKGEKPIGIVRNKSKLVTNIPVIEKDIFNLTSGDIKGLDVLVNAFNAPLNDPKQFITSTEHLISILGGTKTRLVFAGGAGVLLVDEKTRLVDTPEVPAEFKPIAEAEVTAFEKLAKVKDFDWTYMAPPAVMDFDAPHTGRHAFSGNKLGVNESGKSFISYSDYADAFVEKIFNPENHSVVGVYD, from the coding sequence ATGAATATCGGTATTATTGGTGCAACAGGTAAATTAGGCAACTTGTTAGTTGAAAAATTACTTGATAAGGGCGAGAAGCCAATTGGCATTGTTCGAAACAAGTCTAAGCTAGTAACTAATATTCCAGTTATTGAGAAAGATATTTTCAATCTGACATCTGGCGATATTAAGGGGTTAGACGTTCTAGTAAATGCTTTCAATGCACCCTTGAATGACCCAAAACAGTTCATCACATCTACTGAACATTTAATCAGTATTTTAGGAGGTACTAAAACCCGCTTAGTATTTGCTGGTGGAGCGGGAGTTTTATTAGTTGACGAAAAGACCAGATTGGTTGACACACCGGAAGTCCCGGCAGAATTCAAGCCCATTGCGGAGGCCGAAGTAACTGCATTTGAAAAACTAGCTAAAGTTAAGGATTTTGATTGGACCTACATGGCTCCCCCAGCAGTAATGGACTTTGATGCACCCCACACAGGCCGTCATGCTTTTTCTGGTAATAAATTAGGTGTGAACGAATCTGGTAAGAGTTTTATCAGTTATTCAGATTATGCCGACGCATTTGTTGAAAAAATTTTCAATCCTGAAAACCACTCAGTTGTTGGTGTTTACGATTAA